In Apostichopus japonicus isolate 1M-3 chromosome 3, ASM3797524v1, whole genome shotgun sequence, a single genomic region encodes these proteins:
- the LOC139965366 gene encoding methyltransferase-like protein 27, translating to MASIGVGRFKDSHLQQVFHLMQQEKDVNSQDMAALYDDWSTSYDQVIPEEIGSQRPLEVSSALAEVCDSKDIKVLDCGSGTGLIGEALKAKGFTNVSAADISQQSLDVAEKKGIYQKLFCFDIGKDKMPFNDHEFDALTCIGCIVPAHISPDAIRELIKIVKPGGVFIFSSRECFIEVIQGEEEFYSQKFSEKFHEVMEDLKNTKKLELMSKKKLPEVVKNYPTILYVYKVL from the exons ATGGCGTCTATCGGAGTAGGTCGATTTAAGGATTCACACCTTCAACAAGTTTTTCATCTAATGCAGCAGGAGAAAGATGTGAATAGCCAAGATATGGCCGCTCTTTACGACGACTGGAGTACATCATATGATCAG GTTATCCCGGAGGAAATAGGATCCCAGAGACCACTCGAAGTGAGCTCTGCCTTGGCTGAAGTTTGTGACAGTAAAGATATTAAAGTGCTAGACTGCGGATCTGGGACGGGCTTAATCGGAGAAGCG TTAAAAGCCAAAGGCTTTACCAATGTTTCAGCTGCGGATATTTCTCAACAAAGTCTAGACGTTGCTGAGAAGAAAGGAATTTACCAAAAACTCTTTTGTTTTGACATCGGAAAAGATAAAATGCCATTCAATGACC ATGAGTTTGACGCCTTAACTTGTATTGGATGCATTGTGCCAGCTCACATCAGCCCCGATGCTATTCGAGAACTGATCAAGATAGTGAAGCCAG GTGgcgttttcatattttcatctcGTGAATGCTTCATTGAAGTTATTCAAGGAGAGGAAGAGTTTTACTCCCAAAAGTTCAGCGAAAAATTTCATGAGGTCATGGAAGATTTAAAGAACACCAAGAAACTGGAGTTGATGAGCAAAAAGAAACTTCCGGAAGTTGTGAAAAATTATCCTACAATTCTTTACGTCTACAAAGTTCTCTAG
- the LOC139965371 gene encoding methyltransferase-like protein 27 has protein sequence MADHVRRLSTEKNVAQVHSFHSFIRSTDADDKSKVATLYDDWTSYDEDVQKVAYKGPSESGVMVSQYCKDKSISILDCGSGTGLVGEVLYPHGFKNVTALDISQKSLDIAKAKGVYSRLICTQAGKHQMPFEENEFDALVCVGCFIPGHMNQEVFPDWLRVVKPGGYIFLIMRTSYLQEGEFKGQFDQAIQTHVDAKRWVKVEARVIPEYFDMFEGVGFVFKVL, from the exons ATGGCTGATCACGTCAGAAGGTTGAGTACCGAGAAGAATGTTGCTCAAGTTCACTCTTTTCACTCATTTATCCGCTCAACAGATGCAGACGATAAAAGTAAAGTAGCCACTCTGTATGACGACTGGACGAGTTATGACGAG GATGTCCAGAAAGTAGCTTACAAAGGGCCCAGCGAATCAGGGGTCATGGTGTCGCAGTATTGTAAAGACAAGTCAATATCTATTTTGGACTGTGGTTCAGGCACAGGCTTGGTTGGAGAAGTG CTGTATCCTCATGGCTTCAAAAATGTCACTGCCTTGGACATATCCCAGAAGAGTCTTGACATTGCCAAGGCTAAAGGTGTGTACAGCAGGCTGATTTGTACACAGGCAGGCAAGCATCAGATGCCATTTGAAGAAA ATGAGTTTGATGCATTAGTATGTGTAGGCTGCTTCATTCCTGGTCACATGAACCAGGAAGTCTTCCCTGATTGGCTGAGGGTAGTTAAACCAG GAGGCTATATCTTCCTTATAATGAGGACGTCGTATCTTCAAGAAGGAGAATTCAAAGGTCAGTTTGACCAGGCCATCCAAACCCACGTGGATGCCAAACGATGGGTCAAAGTAGAGGCAAGAGTGATTCCAGAATATTTTGACATGTTCGAAGGAGTAGGCTTCGTCTTTAAAGTCTTGTGA